Proteins found in one Pseudodesulfovibrio sp. JC047 genomic segment:
- a CDS encoding lactate utilization protein, which produces MSSKETLYQKFVEKAELVSALVTTIESEEAAIDYVINLCDTKEACQLLVSGCEADLSENAEALCDAKQTKVIAAPGLKQDLYKSLSTKAKKSGFDCIDSGMRNHLAGIDIGFTIAEYGIADTGTLMLDCPSEELRLATMVSEYHVCVLPKSKIRANTYAIEKMMLTRMNKTPDYLAFITGASRTADIERVLALGVHGPLELHILILEDQ; this is translated from the coding sequence ATGTCATCCAAGGAGACATTGTATCAAAAATTTGTGGAAAAAGCGGAACTTGTCTCCGCTTTGGTCACGACAATCGAAAGTGAAGAAGCGGCTATCGACTATGTCATCAATCTCTGCGACACCAAAGAAGCATGTCAGCTTCTGGTCAGCGGATGCGAGGCAGACCTGTCCGAAAATGCCGAAGCCCTGTGCGATGCCAAACAGACAAAAGTCATCGCCGCACCGGGCCTGAAACAGGATTTATACAAATCTCTGTCAACCAAAGCGAAAAAATCCGGTTTCGACTGCATTGATTCCGGAATGCGAAACCATCTTGCCGGAATCGACATCGGATTCACCATTGCCGAATACGGTATCGCCGACACGGGCACGTTGATGCTCGACTGTCCGAGTGAAGAATTACGACTCGCCACCATGGTCAGCGAATATCACGTCTGCGTGTTACCCAAATCAAAAATTCGGGCCAATACCTACGCCATAGAAAAGATGATGCTCACCCGCATGAATAAAACGCCAGACTACCTGGCCTTCATCACCGGAGCCAGCCGGACCGCGGATATTGAACGCGTGCTTGCACTGGGCGTCCACGGTCCCCTTGAACTGCACATCCTTATTCTGGAGGATCAATAA
- a CDS encoding acetate kinase: MKVLVINSGSSSIKYQLLDMNTESVLCTGLVERIGEEEGRLVHKVAPDTEASKKITLEQPIADHEAGMVLAIDLICGPNGVVKDKSEIAAIGHRIVHGGENLHEPTLIDDAVVEELEKIIPLAPLHNPGHLAGIRVARHLFADVPQVVVMDTAYHQTLPPKAYMYALPHELYDELRIRRYGFHGTSHGYVAKEAARLMHRPFETFNCITVHLGNGCSMTATANGKAVDTSMGITPLEGLVMGTRSGDVDPALHALLARTRNMTSEDVDQMLNKESGLKGLCGMNDMRDIHAAIEMGDKKAELALDVQTYRNRKYIGSYMAVLGRVDAIIFTAGIGENDYIVRRNTLQGLDCFGIKIDKMVNAQRASEPLKISTDDSAIEVWVIPTNEELAIARQTKEFVN; the protein is encoded by the coding sequence ATGAAAGTACTCGTCATCAATTCAGGCAGCTCATCCATCAAGTATCAGCTGCTCGACATGAATACCGAATCCGTGCTCTGCACCGGACTCGTCGAACGAATTGGAGAAGAAGAGGGCCGCCTTGTGCACAAGGTGGCCCCCGACACCGAGGCCTCCAAGAAGATCACGTTGGAACAGCCCATCGCCGACCACGAAGCCGGCATGGTGCTCGCCATTGATCTCATTTGCGGCCCCAATGGGGTCGTCAAGGACAAAAGCGAAATCGCGGCTATCGGTCACCGGATCGTTCACGGCGGGGAAAACCTGCATGAACCGACGCTGATTGACGACGCCGTGGTCGAAGAGCTGGAAAAGATCATTCCACTGGCCCCGCTCCATAATCCGGGCCATCTGGCCGGAATCCGTGTGGCCCGACACCTCTTTGCCGACGTACCGCAGGTCGTGGTCATGGATACCGCCTACCACCAGACCCTGCCGCCCAAGGCATACATGTATGCCCTGCCGCACGAACTGTATGATGAACTCCGCATTCGTCGCTACGGATTCCACGGCACCTCACACGGCTATGTCGCCAAGGAAGCAGCCCGGCTCATGCACCGACCTTTCGAGACCTTCAACTGCATCACTGTCCACCTCGGCAACGGCTGTTCCATGACCGCCACCGCGAACGGCAAGGCGGTTGACACATCCATGGGCATCACGCCGTTGGAAGGACTTGTCATGGGCACCCGATCCGGCGATGTGGACCCCGCGCTTCACGCCTTGCTGGCCCGAACCCGAAACATGACGTCCGAAGACGTGGATCAGATGCTCAACAAGGAATCCGGTCTCAAGGGACTGTGCGGCATGAACGACATGCGTGACATCCACGCAGCCATTGAAATGGGGGACAAAAAGGCCGAACTCGCCCTGGATGTCCAGACCTACCGGAACCGAAAATACATCGGGAGCTACATGGCCGTTCTTGGTCGTGTCGACGCCATCATCTTCACTGCTGGAATCGGTGAAAACGATTATATCGTCCGCCGCAACACCCTTCAAGGACTCGATTGTTTCGGTATCAAGATCGATAAGATGGTCAATGCTCAACGAGCATCCGAACCGTTAAAAATCAGCACGGACGACAGTGCGATCGAAGTCTGGGTCATCCCCACGAACGAAGAACTTGCTATCGCGCGTCAAACAAAGGAATTTGTCAATTAA